Proteins from a single region of Vigna radiata var. radiata cultivar VC1973A unplaced genomic scaffold, Vradiata_ver6 scaffold_278, whole genome shotgun sequence:
- the LOC106754795 gene encoding uncharacterized protein LOC106754795 → MKTSMGLSPFQLVYGKACHLLVEMEHKAWWALKFLNFDPDMAQSKRSNQLLELEEMRLHAYESSKTYKDKVKFYHYRKLIKRTFHPVDLVLLFNSRLKLFPGKLKSKWSGPFVVKCVFQSRAVELKNSNDDDQQRRWIVNGQRLKHYVGGDVKQFASVIMLLDP, encoded by the coding sequence atgaaaacttctatggggttatcGCCCTTTCAATTGGTGTATGGAAAAGCATGTCATTTGCTAGTTGAAATGGAGcacaaagcttggtgggctttgaagtttttgaattttgaccctgATATGGCTCAAAGCAAACGAAGCAACCAACTGCTagagcttgaagaaatgcgGCTGCATGCCTACGAGTCATCCAAgacttacaaagataaggtgaaattttatcattacAGGAAGCTGATTaagagaactttccatccagTGGATTTGGTTCTATTATTCAACTCACGGTTAAAGTTGTTCCCCGGGaagctgaaatcaaaatggtcaggACCTTTTGTGGTGAAATGTGTATTTCAAAGTAGAGCAGTGGAATTAAAGAATTCAAATGATGATGATCAACAAAGGAGATGGATAGTGAATGGCCAAAGGCTCAAACATTATGTGGGAGGAGATGTCAAGCAATTCGCCTCAGTTATAATGTTGTTGGacccatga